In the genome of Candidatus Brocadiaceae bacterium, the window GTGCCTACGACCTGGAACGGTGGCTGACGCTCTCTGACTGCGGCGAGGCCGCCCGGCGGATACTGGGCGACGATCCCGTCGGGGGACCGAACGACGTCTGGTGGCTGGCCGAGCAGATGGAGCGCGAACTCTGGCCCGCCATCCGCATCGAGTGCGGCACGGAGGACTACCTGCTCCCCCAGAGCCGCCGGCTGCACGACCACCTGAACCAACTGGGCATCCCGCACGACTACGCCGAGCTGCCCGGCCCCCACAGCCTGGTGGCGTGGGACCAGCACCTGCCGGCCGGCATCGAGTTCCACAAGCGTGCCCTCGGGCTCTGAGGCGCGCCGCCTGCATGGGCGCGGGACGGCGGAATGCCCGGCGGCGGACGGGCCGCAGCCCTCTCGGGGCGGGAGGAGGAAACGCGCGATGGCCGAACTCAAGCCGGGCGACCCGGCGCCGGCGTTCGAACTGGCGGATCAGGACGGGAACACGGTGAAGCTGAGCGACTTCCGCGGGCGGAAGGTGCTCGTCTATTTCTACCCCAAGGCCGACACGCCCGGTTGCACGAAGCAGGCGTGCAGCGTGCGCGACGCCCGGCCCGACCTCTCGGCGCTCGGGGTCGACGCCGTCGGGGTGAGCCCCGACCTGCCCGGGCGTCTGAAGAGGTTCGACGGCAAGTACGGGCTGGGCTTCCCGCTGCTGTCGGACGCCGACCATGCCGTGGCCGAGGCATACGGCGTCCGGGCGGAGAAGTCCATGTTCGGCCGGAAGTACAGGGGCATCGTGCGATCGGCGTTTCTGGTGGACGAGGCCGGCAGGATCCAGGAGGCGTTCTACGGGATCAGCCCCGCCCGCACGGTGCCCTCCGTGCTGGCCGCCCTGGGGCCGGAGTGACGGCCCGCCCGCTTACATGTACCCGAGCTGCTCGAGCCGGCTCCTGACGGCCGCCTCGTCCCGCCGGGGCAACGCGCCATCGGGGCCGGGCTCTGTGCGCGGCACGGCGGCGCGGCGCGGAGCGCTCACGTCGTCGGTGAGCATCTCGGTCAGGACCCGTCCGTCGTAGTCCTCGGGGATCGGGCAGCCCAGGAGCGCCAGCACGGTGGCCGGCACGTCGGCGATGGCGGCGTCCGGCAACTCGACGTGCCGCACGTGCGGGCCCGCCGCCATCAGGACGCCCTCGGAGCGGTGTCCGCCCATGAGTCTCACCCGGTCCCAGCGCACCTCGGGCAGGGCGTAGACCGCGCCGCCGTCCGGCCCCTCGCTGAGCGTCTGCATGCTGTACTGGTCGTCCTCCGACTCGACGATCAGGTCGGGCAGGCAGTCGAGCCGCGGGCCGGACCAGATGTCTTCCCGCCTGTGCACGGCCCGGATGACGGGGCGGCCCGTGCGGGGGTCGCGCAGTGGCCGCAGCGCCTCGATGACGCGGTTGCGCACGCCCTCATACTCCGCGCCCGGCTCGACAATGCCCTGGGGCTGGCGGCCGCGGAGGTTGACGTAGACGCCGTGGTCCGCGCCCACAGGGTAGGCGAGGCTTCGGCGGTAGTCGACGCCTCCGGCGGCGGCCCCGGACGCGACGCAACCGGCCAGGCCGGGCAGGAGCGATCGGAGCACGCGCTTGAGGGAGTAGGGCACGACCCGGGCCAGCAGGCGGCCGGCCGAGCGGCGCCCGCGCGCGAACGGTCGCGGCGGCGTGGGGGTGAGCAGCCCCGCCGCGGCCAGCGCCTTGCGCAGACTCAGGCCCGCCCGCAGCGGGCCCGACCCGTGGTCCGACAGCAGGAGGACGTCCGTATCCGCGCCGGCCTCCGCCATGAGCGTGCCGACGGCCTCGTCCAGCGCGGCGTAGGTGGTCCGGACGGCACCGGCGATGCGTTGCTGACGGGGCGTCAGAGTCTGCCCGGACCGTGCGGCTTCCAGGTAGGGCCAGAAGCAGTGACACGCCCGGTCGGCCGCCACGAACACGACGCAGAAGAGCGGCGGCCGGTGCTTGCGGTACAGCCCCACGGCCGCCCGGCACCGCGCCCGCAGGCTGTCGAGCAGCCGGGCCAGGATGGTCTCCGGGGCCTCGCCGACCGCGCTGAGCAGGCCGACGTCGATGGTGTAGTCCGGGCTGGCCGCCATCAGGTCGTCGAAGACCTCGGGCGGGCTGGCCATGGCCCTCCCCAGTCTGGGCGTCATCATGCCCGAGATCATGAACCCGTTGAACGGCTTCGGGGGATAGGTGAAGGGCAGGTTCAGGATGCCGCCGGAGATGCCGTGTCGCCCGGCAGTCTCCCAGAATGTCTCGCCGGCGCGGTCGGCGGCGGTGGCCAGGCGCGGGCGGTAGTCGTCGCTTCGCGTGCGGCTGAAGCCGATGATGCCGTGCTTGCCGGGGTTCAGGCCGGTCGCGAACGTGCTCCATGCCGCCGGCGAGCAGGGCGGGATGGTGCTGCGGAGCGGCCCGCCGGCGCCGGTTTCCAGGACGCGGGCGAGGTTCGGCAGGACGCCTTCGGCCACCCACGGCCACGTGAGTTCGGGCGTCAGCGCGTCGAGCCCGATGATCATGACTCTGCGTTCGTTCACGCGGTCGCGTCCCATCCCGTTGGCCCGGGCAGGCGTCAGCGCGTCCTCTCGGCGGACTCGCCGTCACGACGGTCCAGTTCCCTGCGGATTCCGCGCAGTTCCCTCCGGTTCAACGGCATGTGTCGGATCACGTGGCCCAGCAGGGCGGGGACCGAACAGGCGAAGAAACGGTCGGCCAGGTCCTTGATGGCCTGTTCGGCGCCCTCCTCGCGTGTGACCGTCGGGCGGTACACCACCGAACGGCCCCGGCGCTCGTCGGCCAGCAGGCCCTTCTGGTGCAGCACCCGCATGACCATCAGGACGGTGTTGTAGGCTCGCGGGGCGGTCCGGCGGAGCTGTTCGTGCACCTGCCGCGTGGTCGCCTCGGACAGCTCCCACACCACGTTCATCACGGCCGCTTCCAGAGGCGTCAGTGTGCACGTCTCGGCCCTGCCCATCTGCTCGGCTCCCGTGGCTTCAGAGACGTTCAGCCTACACGGCCCGGGCCGGCCATTCAACCGCCGGTCCGTTCGCCGGGACGGTCTTGCGCGCATGGGCGCCCTTCCCTACAATGCCGTCGGGCGTCGTTTCGGCCCCGTATTCTCACGCGGATGGGGAGCATCGATGGCGCGCGTGCTGGCCCTGGAGCCATACTACGGGGGGTCCCATCAGGCGTTTCTGGACGGATACCGCCGCCGCAGCCGCCACGCGATCGACCTGCTCACCATGAGCGCGCGCAAGTGGAAGTGGCGCATGCGCGGCGCGGCGCTGTTCCTGCACGACGAACTGCGCGTGCACAAACGACCATTCGACATACTGCTCGTCAGCGACTTCCTGGACCTCGCCGCGCTCATGGGGATGGCGCCGCGCCTGCCGCCCGAGACGGCCACGGTGGCCTACTTCCACGAGAACCAGCTCACCTACCCCGTCCCGTCGGAGCAGGACCGCGATTACCAGTTCGGATTCACGAACATCACGACCTGCCTGGCCGCCGACCGCGTGCTGTTCAACTCGCGCCACCACCGGGACAGCTTCCTGGGGGCCGCCCGCGCGCTCCTGGGCCGCATGCCGGACTACGTGCCGCGCCGCGCGGTCGAGACGATCGCCCGCCGGTCGCAGGTGGTGCCCGTCGGCGTGGAACTGGCCGACATCGACGCGCAGCGGCCGGCGGCCGAGGCGCGCAGCGGCCCCCTCACCGTCCTGTGGAACCACCGCTGGGAGTACGACAAGGGCGCCGAGGAGTTCTTCGACGTGATGTGCGAACTCCAGGCGGAGGGCTATGACTTCCGCCTGGCCGTGACGGGGCAGCAGTTCCGCACCGCGCCCGCCGTGTTCGAGGCGGCCCGCCGGGCACTGGCCCCGCGCATCCGCCGGTTCGGCTACGTCGAAGGCCGGGGGGAGTACTGCCGCCTGCTCCTGGAGAGCGACCTGGTGGTCTCGACGGCCGAGCAGGAGTTCTTCGGCATCTCCGTCGTCGAGGCCGTCTACGCCGGCTGCGTGCCCGTGCTGCCCAACCGCCTGAGCTACCCCGAACTGCTGCCCGAGAGCCGCCACGCGCAGTGCCTGTACGAAGGCCGCGACGGCCTCAAGGCGCGGCTCGTCCGCTGGCTGGAGCATCCGGAGCAGGCGCGCGCGCTGAACCTGAGCGCCGACGTGGCCCGGTTCGGCTGGGAGCACGTGGCGCCGATGCTGGACGACGTCATCGACCAGGTCTCCGAGGCCCGGCGGGAGGACGGCCATGGTTGAGTTCGCCCACCCCGCCCTGCTTTGGGCGCTGCCGGCGGCCGCCCTGCCCGTGCTGATCCACCTGCTGAACCGGCGTCGCTATCGCCGCGTGCCCTGGGCGGCCATGGCGCACCTTCTGACCGCCGAACACCGCAGCCGGCGGCGCGTGCGCGTGCAGAACGTCCTCGTCCTGGCGCTGCGCGCGGCCGCCGTCGCCCTGCTGGTGCTGCTGTTTGCGCGGCCGGCCGTGGCGGGGCGTCGCCCGGCCGGCACGGCGGCCGGCGATGGCCGCGTGGTGCTCCTGCTGGACGATTCGGCCGGCATGGGGCGGCTCGCCGCCGGCACGACGGCCTTCGAGCGGGCCGTGGACACGGCGGCGGCCATGGCGGACGGCCTGGCCGGGGGTGGGGCGGGCCTGACGGCGTTTGTGGCGAGCGAGGAGGAACCCTTCTTCGAGGCGGCCCCGATGGACGCCGAGAAGGCCCGGGAGTTCCGCACGCGTGCACGTGCACGGACGCCCGTGGCCGTGCCGTTCGACCCCGCCGCCCGCCTGCGCGCCCTTGCAAAGAGCGCCGCCGGGCCGGGCGACGTCCGCTTCATCGTCGCGAGCGACCTGCAGGCCGCCGACTGGGGCGAGGGGGCGGTACGGCCGGAGGCGGCCGAGGCGCTGCGGGCGCTCCAGGCGCGCGGGCCGGTCTGGGTCTGGGACGTCGGCGCGGCCGGGCGCGCGGGCGTGCGCGTGGCGGAGATCCTCGACGACGGGCGGCCCGTCTACGCGCGAGCGGCGACCGTGCTGCGGGTGGTCATCGAGAACGAATCCGACGCGGACCGCCCGGCCGGTCCGGTGGAGGTGCGGGTCGACGGCCGCGTCCTTCCGTCCGTCCCGGGGCCGGCCGTCCCCGCCGGGCAGCGCCGCCAGGCCGCCGTCCAGGTCTACCTGGAGGAGCCGGGCTTCCACCGGATCGAGGCGGCCGTCGAGGGAGGCGACGACTTCCCCGCCGACGACCGCCGCACGTTCGCCTTCGAAGCGGTCGAGTCCCTGCCCGTGCTGGTCGTCGAGGGCGGGCTGGCCGCCCGGCCGGCGGATGCGGCCGGCTACTACCTGCGGGCGGCGCTGCAGCCGAGCGACGGCGCCGGGCCGGGGCTGCGGGTGACCGGCCGCCCGGCGCAGACGGGGCCTCCCGACGACCTGGACCGCTACGCGGCCGTCTTCCTGTGCGGCGTGCGTTCGCCGGACGGCTGGCTGGACGCCCTGCGGGGCTACGTGGGCGGCGGCGGGCGGCTGGTCGTCTTCCTGGACGATGAGGCCGGTGCCGACGCCTACGCGCAGGGCCTGCTCGGACCGGACGGCCTGCTGCCCTGCCGCCCGGGCGAACTCGTGCGCGCGCGGGCCGACGGCGTCCACCGGCTGGCCCATCTGGAGTTCGCGGATCCCCTCCTGCGCCCGTTTCCAGATTGGGGAATGCTCTTCCACATGGTGGAATTCCGGGCGTTCCGCCGCGTCGAGCCGTTGGGGGAGACGCGGGTCCTGGCACGGTTCGACGACGCGGCGGCGTCGCCCGCGCTGCTGGCCGGTCGGTTCGGCCGCGGCGAGGTGGTCCTGCTGCCCTTCACGGCGAACGACGCGTGGACGGACTGGCCGCGCTCGGAGGCCGGGCGGGTCACGTACGTGGCGCTGATGCACTGGCTGGCGGAGCAGGGGGCGGCCGGTGCGCGCCGGCGGGGATATGGGCTGGACCTGCCGGCGGGCGCGCGCCTGGAGTTCCCGCTCGACCCCGCGCGCTTCCGCACGCAGGCGACCCTGCGCGGGCCGGATGCCGCGGCCGGCGGAGCGGCCGCGTCCGACGGAGCGGCCGCGTCCGAGCGCCTGCAGGCGCGCTCACTGCCCGATCGAGGCGGGCTCTGGCTGGCCGGCGGGCCGCTGCGGCGTGCGGGCTTCCATGAACTGCGCCTGACGGCCCTGGACGGCGGCGAGACGAGCGTCCACTTCGCCGTCCACCTGCCCGATCGCGAGCGCCTGCCGGCGCGCATCGCCAGGGACGCGCTGGAGGACGCGGCCGGCGACGCCGGGCGGCTGCACGTGACGGGGTACGAGGCGGTCGGCATGCGGGCGTGGGCGGGCGCGGCGCGGCCGGTCTGGCCGTACCTGGCCGGCGTCGTCCTGGCCGTCCTGCTGGTCGAGAGCCTGCTGGCGTGGCGGTTCGGCAACCCACGGGCGGGGCGCCCGGAGCGGCCGGCCCGCCGGGGAGGGGCGCCATGACGGCGGCGACACGCGGCTCGGCCGTCGGGTTCTCCTCGCGCCTCGAATGGGACGCGTTTCCGAGGGGCGTCTGGGGGCTGGCAGCCGTGGCGCTGGCCGCGCTGGCCGTCTGGGCCGTCGTGGCGCTCTATCGCCGCGAGGGAGCGTCGCGGCGGGCGGGGCTGCGGTGGCCGTGCGCGGCGGCGCGGCTGGGCTGCATGGCCGCGCTGGCGGTCGTGATCATGCGTCCCTCCATCGTGCGCGAGGCCGAGCGGTTCGTGCCCGGCCGCGTGGTGGTGCTGGCGGACCGTTCGGCCAGCATGTCGGTGCGCGACGCCGCCCTGCCGGCGGACGAGGCGGCCGCCTGGGCCCGGGCGCTCGGACTGGCCGACCCGGCGGCTGTGGCGGACCTGACACGGCACGAGATCGTGCGGGCGGTGCTGGACCGTCGGGAGGGGGAGCTTCTGCGCGCGCTCGCGCGGCGCGGCGCGGTCGATCTGCGCACCTTCGCCGGCACGGCCCGGCGCGTCCTGCACCTGGCGCACGGCGACGACCGGGCGCCGGTCGCGGTGCCCGAGTGGTCGGCGGACGGCACGGCCACGGACCTGGCGGCCGCCCTGCTGGACGCCCTGGAGCCGGCCGGCGAGGGCGCCCTGGCGGGCGTCCTGGTCCTGTCCGACGGGCGCGATACGACGGCCTCGGACGTGGCCGATGCGCTCGTGCGCGGCCGTGTGCCCGTGCACTTCGTCGGCGTCGGGGCGGCCGCCGCCCCGCCGAATGTGGCCGTGCTGGGTCTCGACGCGTCCGATCACGCCATGTTGGGGCTGCCGATGCGGATGACGGCGTCGGTCGGCGCCGACGGCTACGCCGGGCGGTCGGTGTCGCTGGTGCTGTCGGTGGCGGGCGGGGACGGGGCGCCGGTCCGGGAGGTGCTGCGCCGCGAGGTGGTCCTGCCGGCCGACGGCGCCCGCGTGACGGTGGACCTGACGCACGTGCCGGAGGAGGGCGGGCGGCTGCGCTACCGGGCGCACGTCGAGCCGCTTCCCGGCGAGGCGCGCACAGAGGACAACGCGGTCCGGCGGGACGTGCTGGTGAGCGCGCGCACGATTGCCGTGCTCCTGGCGGCCGGCGGCCCGTCGACGGAGTTCCGGTTCCTCCGCTCCATGCTGCAGCGGGACCCGCTGTTCACCGTGAGGGCCTGGACGCCCGAGGCGGGCGGCCCACCCGACCCGTCCGCACTGGCGGACTGCGACGTGGTCGTGCTCTGCGACCCGCCGCCGGACCGGGCCGCCGGGGCGTGGTCGGCGGCGCTGGCCGAACGCGTGGATGCGGAGGGGCTGGGACTGGCGTTTGTGGCCGGCCCCCGGTGGACGCCCGAGGTACTCGGCGGCCGGGACGCCGAGGCGCTGGCGGACCTGCTGCCGGTGGTGGCCGATTCCGCGCGGCTTCGGCCGCTGGTCGGACGCGCCGAGCCCCACACGGTGCCGTGCCCGGTCGAACCGGACGAGGCCGGGGCCCGCCATCCCATCCTGGCGGTGTCGGACAACGCGTCCGCCTTCTGGGCCGCCGCGCCGCCCGTCTACTGGGTGCTGCCGGTGGCCCGGGCCAAGCCGGGCGCCACCGTGCTCCTGCGGGTGCGGGAGGCCGGCGCGTCGCAGTCGCAGCCGCTGGCGGCCGTGCAGCCGTACGGCCTGGGACGCGTCTTCTACTGCGGCACGCCCGAGACATGGCGATGGCGGCGGATGGGCATCGAGGAGTACGACCGGTTCTGGCTTCAGGCCGTCCGCTACTGCGCGGCGGCCCGCCTGGAGGGCGTCGGGCGAGGTGCCCGCATCCTGCTGGAGCGGAACGCCTACGCCGAGGGCGAGGCCGTGCACGTGCGGCTCCGACGCCCCCCCGGGGGGTCCGAGGAGGGTGTGGAGATCCGCGTGGAGTCCGAGGCCGCCGCCCCGACTGCGCCGGCCCTGCACATGCGGGAGGGCGGCGAGGGGCTCTGGGAGGCCGTCTTCCACCCGCCGGGTGCCGGACGTTACGAGCTGGTCTTCGTGGACGGGGACGGCGGGCGGACCTCGGAGGTGGTGACGGTCGGGCGGCCCGATGTGGAGTTCCAGGACCTGCGGGCGGACCGGGCCGCCATGCGGCGCATCGCGGCGGACTCCGGCGGGCAGTGCTTCGGGCCGGAGGAGCTGGACCGGATACCGGAGGCGATCCCGGACGCCGGGCGCGTGAGGATCGACTCGACGCCTCCCGACCCCCTGTGGGATGCCCCGGCCGTGCTGATCGCCCTGGTGGGCGCACTGGCCGTCGAGTGGCTCCTGCGCAAGCGGATGGGCCTGCTCTGAGGCGCGGCCCTCAGACGGTCTCCTCGGCCTCCTCCGGGTAGAGGAGGCTCTGCAGGGCGGTGTCGTACTTCTGAAGGATGCTCGCCATCCGCCTGCGGTCGCGCCGGTCGAGCGCCTGCTCGATGATCACGAGCCCCACGACGAAGGCCAGCGGGCAGTAGGGCGCGGCCTCCGGCCAGCGTCCCAGGGCGACCACGGCCACGGCGCCCGCGCACACGGCCAGGCCGACGGCGACGCCCATCAGCCACCCGCGGCCCTCGCCCGCCGCCATCCGAAGGTACGGCTTGAGGAGCCTCTGCTCCTGCGGCGTCAACTCCATGGCTTCCTCCTCTCGAACGGACGGGCCGTTCCGAATCCCCTGCGTGTCAGCCGATCAGGAACGTGCCGGATCGCGGGTCCTCCGCATAGCGCACGCGCAGCAGCGTCAGGCCGCGGGCGGCGGCGGTCGGGCCGGCGGCCCGCCGGCTCCGGCGGTCGATCGCCTGCCGGAAGGCGGCCGGCGTCATCCGGGAGCGGCCCACGGCCAGGAGTGTCCCCGCAATGATGCGCACCATATTGTAAAGGAACCCGTTCGCCTCGATCATCAGATGCAGCTCGTCGGCGTCTTCGATCAGTTCGCAGCGCGTGACACGGCGCACGTTGCTGCGGGCCTCGGTGTGCTCGCTGGCGAAGCTGCTGAAGTCGTGTTCACCCACCAGCAGCGCGGCGCACTCGGCCATGGCGTCCACGTCCAGGGCCCGCCAGACGCGCACCGCCCTCGCCTCGCGGAGCGGCCGCCGCACGGCGCTCCGCAGGATGCCGTAGCGGTAGAGCTTCGAGGTGGCGGAGAAACGCGCGTGGAAGCCCTCCGGGGCCTCGCGGCAGTCGAGCACGGACACGTCCTTCGGCAGCCAGTGGTTGACGGCCTTCAGGAACTGCTCGGGCGCCAGCTCCGAGGCCGTGTCCACGTGCGCAACCTGGCCCACGGCGTGCACGCCGGCGTCCGTGCGGCTGGCCCCGGCCACGCGCGACGCCGTGCCGGTCGCCTTGCCGATCGCCCGCTCCAGCACGCCCTGCACGGTGCGCCCCCCCGCCTGGAGCTGCCAGCCGCAGAAGCCCGCTCCGTCGTATTCCAGCGTCATCATGAGCCTGTGCATGCAGCAGACTCTAATCGGCCTCCGTCGGCGCGTCAAGCCGCGAGCCCGGCAGCGCCCGGGAGACAAGGGCGGCGGCCGCATACAGGCCGCCCGCCAGGAGCAGCACAGCGGGGTAGCCGGCCCCCATGGCCAGCAGGACGGCCAGCGGCGAGGCGGCCACGGAGGCGAAGCCGTTGATGCCCCACGCCCAGGGCACCAGGCCCGGCGCACCGCGCTCAACGAGCGCCAGGCCGTTCGGGAACAGCCAGCCCATCAGGAAGGCCGGCGGGGCGGCCAGCGCCAGGGCGACGGCGGCCCGGGCCGGCAGCGGCAGGCCGATGAAGGCCCCGAGGATCGAGTGCAGGCCGGCGGCGTACACGCCCGCCAGAACGGCCGTCCCCGCGGCGCACACCAGGATCGCGCGCCGCCGGCCGCCCTTGTACACGCCGCTCATCAGGCTCCCCAGGCCGCTGGCGCAGAGGAAGCCTGAGATGACGATCGCGGCGGCGTAGATCGGGTCCCCCAGGAAACGCGTGAGCTGCAGCATGAAGGCCATCTCGAGGGTGAGATAGGCCAGCCCCAGCAGCGAGAAGTAGGCGCAGACCGCCGCCCGGGCGCGCACGGGCCCCCTCCGCTTCAGAAACGCCAGCGGCAGCAGGATCAAGGCGGCCCCCGCAACGAGGGCCTGCGCCAGGGCCAGGACCAGCACGACGTAGCCCAGTTCCGAACGCCGCAGCCATTCGCCGCCGTGGGCCTCGATCAGCCGGGGCAGCGAACGCCACCGGAAGAAGTTGTGGAAGTAGGGGCTGTCGTCCGTCGGCGGGCGCACGTCATACGCCCAGTCCCGGAAAAAGGCCTCCCGGTCGGCCGACAGGATGCGGACGGCCGCGTGGTGGTACCAGGAGTGCTCCTGCCCGGGCGGGCCGTCCACGCGGTTGATCTGCTGCTCGGGCTGCAGCCCCTCGCACGGCGCCCATTCGACGTCCATCGTCAGTTCCGAAGCCGCCGACAGCAGCGTGCGGCACTGCGCGGGCGTGAGCGGGCGGGCGGAGGCCATGTTGATCGAGGCCAGGTAGTTGCGGGCCAGGACGAGGTGCCGGCCGGGGTCCTCTGCGCCTCGCGTCTCGAGCGCGGCCCGCAGGGCGGCGAAGACCTTGAGGCCGTCGCGGGGCGGCGCCTGCAGGCCGCGCGTGATGCCCAGGAGCCCGCCCTCGGAGAGCCGGGCCAGGCACGCGGCCAGACCCTCGCGCGTCAGCAGGTGATCCTCGTGCAGGGAGAGCAGCCCGCCCGAGGCGGCCGGCATGCCCTCCGCCGTCACGATCTGCACCAGGTCGAACGTCTCCTCCGTGCGGTCCACGAAGGTGCGCGGCTCGGCGACGACGACGCGGACGTCGGGGCCGAGCAGCACGCGCCCGCTCGCGGCGGCCAGCGGGGCCTGCATCAGCGCCGCCAGCGCGGGGTCGGGCTGCACGACGGTGATCGCGCGGGCGCCCATCCGGCGCGCCAGCCACACGTTGGTGCCGCCGGCCTCTCCCAGCAGCAGCACGCGCGGGCGGCCCAGCAGGCGGTAGGGAAGCGCCATCGGCGTATGGTCCAGGATGGCCGCCTCCTCCGGCGACGAGATGCGGAAGACGGTGGCCGCCGGTTCGCCGTCGGCCAGCACGGCCATCTGCCGGGGCGGCACCGTGGTGGCCGCCAGGCCGGCGAACAGCGTGTGGTGAAGCAGGGGGGAGTCGTAGACGTCCAGCCGGCTGCGCGGACTGCGCGCCGTGGCGAGGTGGCGCGCCCGCCCCTCCTGCTCCCAGCGCCGCAGCGTGGAGAGCATCTTGTGCTCGTCGATCTGCAGCGGGCGCGGGTTCCGTACGGGCAGGAATCCGCCGATCAGGGCCGCGGCAACGGCCGCCGGCAGCGCAGGGCGCCGCAGGGCCCACACCACGGCGGCCATGG includes:
- the bcp gene encoding thioredoxin-dependent thiol peroxidase encodes the protein MAELKPGDPAPAFELADQDGNTVKLSDFRGRKVLVYFYPKADTPGCTKQACSVRDARPDLSALGVDAVGVSPDLPGRLKRFDGKYGLGFPLLSDADHAVAEAYGVRAEKSMFGRKYRGIVRSAFLVDEAGRIQEAFYGISPARTVPSVLAALGPE
- a CDS encoding BlaI/MecI/CopY family transcriptional regulator; this encodes MGRAETCTLTPLEAAVMNVVWELSEATTRQVHEQLRRTAPRAYNTVLMVMRVLHQKGLLADERRGRSVVYRPTVTREEGAEQAIKDLADRFFACSVPALLGHVIRHMPLNRRELRGIRRELDRRDGESAERTR
- the truA gene encoding tRNA pseudouridine(38-40) synthase TruA — encoded protein: MHRLMMTLEYDGAGFCGWQLQAGGRTVQGVLERAIGKATGTASRVAGASRTDAGVHAVGQVAHVDTASELAPEQFLKAVNHWLPKDVSVLDCREAPEGFHARFSATSKLYRYGILRSAVRRPLREARAVRVWRALDVDAMAECAALLVGEHDFSSFASEHTEARSNVRRVTRCELIEDADELHLMIEANGFLYNMVRIIAGTLLAVGRSRMTPAAFRQAIDRRSRRAAGPTAAARGLTLLRVRYAEDPRSGTFLIG
- a CDS encoding DUF3524 domain-containing protein, encoding MARVLALEPYYGGSHQAFLDGYRRRSRHAIDLLTMSARKWKWRMRGAALFLHDELRVHKRPFDILLVSDFLDLAALMGMAPRLPPETATVAYFHENQLTYPVPSEQDRDYQFGFTNITTCLAADRVLFNSRHHRDSFLGAARALLGRMPDYVPRRAVETIARRSQVVPVGVELADIDAQRPAAEARSGPLTVLWNHRWEYDKGAEEFFDVMCELQAEGYDFRLAVTGQQFRTAPAVFEAARRALAPRIRRFGYVEGRGEYCRLLLESDLVVSTAEQEFFGISVVEAVYAGCVPVLPNRLSYPELLPESRHAQCLYEGRDGLKARLVRWLEHPEQARALNLSADVARFGWEHVAPMLDDVIDQVSEARREDGHG